From the genome of Virgibacillus proomii, one region includes:
- a CDS encoding LysR family transcriptional regulator: protein MEIRQIRYFMEVATREHVTEAANALHVAQSSVSRQIANLENELGADLFIRESRRVKLTPIGKIFFERMKQAMNVIDDATREVEEYLDPKKGTIRIAYPISLASHTMPTAIHAFRIYYPEAKFQLKQALYPDLIQGVINGDFNLALLGPLPKADEKFRRKILFTENMVALLPLHHPLANKPSIGLRELKDDPFIMLPEGFVLREIVEKACASHGFTPKVGFEGDDTDALKGLVSAGLGIALMPEVTVIDNVPRSTVNVPLSDNTITRTVGVITPTHRKLLPTEEIFHQFLLDFFSRLNHFSD, encoded by the coding sequence ATGGAGATTCGCCAAATACGTTATTTTATGGAAGTTGCTACAAGAGAACACGTTACAGAGGCCGCAAATGCACTGCATGTTGCCCAATCCTCTGTTAGTAGACAAATTGCCAATTTAGAAAATGAATTAGGTGCTGATTTATTTATCCGAGAAAGCAGAAGGGTTAAATTAACACCGATAGGAAAAATCTTCTTTGAACGAATGAAGCAAGCAATGAACGTTATTGATGACGCAACAAGAGAAGTGGAAGAATACTTAGATCCGAAAAAGGGAACGATTCGAATTGCATATCCTATCAGTCTGGCTTCCCACACGATGCCCACTGCCATTCACGCATTCCGTATTTATTATCCTGAAGCAAAATTTCAATTAAAACAAGCACTCTATCCAGATTTAATCCAAGGAGTAATTAATGGCGATTTCAATTTGGCATTATTAGGTCCATTACCTAAGGCAGACGAAAAATTTAGACGAAAAATTCTATTCACGGAAAATATGGTAGCACTTTTACCGCTTCATCATCCACTAGCTAACAAGCCTTCTATTGGGCTTAGGGAATTAAAGGATGATCCGTTTATCATGCTTCCAGAGGGGTTTGTGTTAAGAGAGATTGTAGAAAAAGCCTGTGCTTCACATGGATTTACTCCGAAGGTTGGTTTTGAAGGAGATGATACAGATGCACTAAAAGGATTAGTTTCAGCTGGACTGGGGATTGCCTTGATGCCGGAAGTTACAGTGATCGATAATGTTCCCCGTTCCACTGTAAACGTACCACTGTCAGACAATACCATCACTCGCACTGTTGGAGTAATCACACCTACACATCGTAAGCTATTACCCACCGAAGAAATATTTCATCAATTTTTACTGGATTTCTTTTCTAGATTAAATCATTTTAGCGACTAA
- the hutU gene encoding urocanate hydratase encodes MKTNQMIKAPTGTNLTCKGWQQEAAMRMLMNNLDPQVAENPNELVVYGGIGKAARNWESFHKIIETLKNLENDETLIVQSGKPVAVFKTHEHAPRVLIANSNIVPAWAKWDHFYKLESEGLMMYGQMTAGSWIYIGAQGILQGTYLSFVEAGRKAYGTTDLAGRLILTGGMGGMSGAQPLAGKMAGAVTLVVEVEQKRIERKITEGYCDYLATDLDEALQLAREFQHKKEAVSIGLVGNCADIYPAIYQKGIIPAIVTDQTSAHDPLNGYVPNGMSFEEALILRKTDPKTYEEKAKAAMAIHVQAMLDFQAAGAEVFDYGNNIRAYAKEMGVDNAFDFPGFVPAYIRPLFCEGKGPFRWVALSGDPEDIYQTDRLVTEMFAADESLVNWIDMAQKMIKWQGLPARICWLGYGDRHRFALAVNKLVASGVIKAPIVFGRDHLDSGSVASPNRETEGMKDGSDAVSDWPILNALVNTAGGASWVSVHHGGGVGMGYSQHAGQVVVADGTNEAAEKINRVLITDPGMGVARHVDAGYEIAVETAKKKGIHIPMME; translated from the coding sequence ATGAAAACAAATCAAATGATCAAAGCACCAACAGGTACAAACTTAACCTGTAAAGGCTGGCAACAAGAAGCTGCCATGAGAATGCTGATGAATAATTTAGATCCGCAAGTTGCAGAAAATCCAAATGAATTAGTTGTGTATGGAGGAATTGGCAAAGCTGCAAGGAATTGGGAATCTTTTCATAAAATAATAGAGACATTAAAAAATTTAGAAAATGATGAGACGCTAATTGTACAATCAGGTAAGCCAGTAGCTGTTTTTAAAACACATGAACATGCGCCTCGTGTATTAATCGCAAATTCGAATATTGTTCCGGCATGGGCGAAGTGGGATCACTTTTACAAACTGGAAAGTGAAGGCTTAATGATGTATGGGCAGATGACAGCTGGAAGCTGGATATATATTGGCGCTCAAGGTATTTTGCAAGGAACCTACTTAAGTTTTGTAGAGGCAGGTAGGAAAGCATACGGCACTACGGATTTAGCTGGCCGGTTAATTTTAACTGGCGGAATGGGTGGCATGAGTGGAGCACAGCCGTTAGCAGGAAAAATGGCTGGCGCAGTAACGCTTGTAGTTGAGGTAGAACAAAAGCGAATTGAGCGAAAAATAACAGAAGGATATTGTGATTATTTAGCTACAGATTTGGATGAGGCATTGCAATTGGCTAGAGAATTTCAACATAAAAAAGAAGCAGTATCGATTGGGCTTGTTGGTAATTGTGCAGATATTTATCCAGCTATTTATCAAAAAGGGATAATTCCTGCTATCGTAACAGATCAGACAAGTGCTCATGACCCGTTAAATGGTTACGTTCCCAATGGAATGAGCTTTGAAGAGGCTCTTATATTGAGAAAAACAGACCCAAAAACTTATGAGGAAAAAGCGAAAGCGGCTATGGCTATTCATGTTCAAGCCATGCTCGATTTTCAAGCAGCTGGGGCGGAAGTTTTTGATTATGGTAACAATATTCGGGCTTATGCGAAAGAAATGGGCGTAGACAATGCCTTTGATTTTCCTGGCTTTGTACCAGCCTATATACGTCCATTATTTTGTGAAGGAAAGGGACCTTTCCGATGGGTAGCACTTTCTGGAGACCCGGAGGACATTTACCAAACAGACCGTTTAGTAACAGAGATGTTTGCAGCAGATGAATCTTTAGTTAATTGGATTGATATGGCGCAAAAAATGATCAAGTGGCAAGGACTCCCTGCGCGTATTTGCTGGTTAGGCTATGGTGACCGTCACCGTTTTGCGTTGGCAGTAAATAAACTTGTTGCTTCTGGAGTTATTAAGGCTCCAATTGTTTTCGGTCGAGATCATCTTGATTCAGGCTCTGTCGCTTCTCCAAATCGAGAAACGGAAGGGATGAAGGACGGCAGTGATGCTGTTTCGGATTGGCCGATATTAAATGCACTTGTCAATACAGCAGGAGGAGCAAGTTGGGTAAGTGTTCACCACGGAGGCGGTGTAGGAATGGGATATTCCCAGCATGCCGGACAAGTGGTTGTTGCTGATGGAACGAATGAAGCAGCAGAAAAAATAAATCGAGTTTTGATTACTGACCCTGGTATGGGAGTTGCACGTCATGTCGATGCCGGGTACGAAATTGCCGTAGAAACAGCAAAAAAGAAGGGGATTCATATTCCCATGATGGAATAG
- a CDS encoding long-chain-fatty-acid--CoA ligase, protein MHYPLTPIDWKRRAMKYYPNKTAVIDEEKTFTYKQFGERVDRLSRALMKAGIRKGDHVAVMLPNTHYMLECFYGICQMGAVMVPMNYRISSADMEYIINHSDAKLLIVDAAFTPSIEEITANLNLEEIVIVAVPGYESKIQGIDYENFIKHVEPAPFSIMEINENQLITINYTSGTTSKPKGVMQTHRSNYLNAADFMFHLRVHHEDVYLHTLPLFHVNGWGGVWAITAVGGVHVCLRKVDPKVILNLFERHHISLLCGAPIVINMLVNDPKVNETNIKVKSRMATAGSPPSAAVIQKAQELLGLDIIHIYGLTETSPFILYNEWKSDFDQLSQEEQATLKARQGIELAFNGETKVIGQDGQEVAWNGEELGEIVTRGNVVMKGYYKDEEQTKAAMKDGWFHTGDLAVTHPDGYIEIRDRAKDIIISGGENISSTEIEGVLYKHSAVLETAVIAIPDDRWGEVPLAIIVLKPESTVTESEIIAFCRANMAHFKAPKAVKFVGELPKTATGKLQKFRLRKMYWDSEKRVN, encoded by the coding sequence ATGCATTATCCACTTACACCAATAGATTGGAAACGTCGGGCAATGAAATATTATCCGAACAAAACGGCAGTTATCGATGAAGAAAAAACATTTACGTATAAGCAATTTGGAGAAAGAGTTGATCGACTATCAAGAGCATTAATGAAAGCAGGAATTAGAAAAGGGGATCATGTAGCAGTTATGCTTCCTAATACGCATTATATGCTGGAATGCTTTTATGGAATCTGTCAGATGGGCGCGGTAATGGTTCCAATGAATTATCGTATTTCATCAGCTGATATGGAATACATTATTAATCATAGTGATGCAAAACTACTAATTGTTGATGCGGCATTTACACCTTCCATTGAAGAGATTACTGCTAATTTAAATCTGGAGGAAATAGTTATTGTAGCGGTTCCGGGTTATGAAAGCAAGATTCAAGGAATTGATTATGAAAACTTTATCAAGCATGTCGAGCCTGCTCCATTTTCAATAATGGAAATAAATGAAAATCAGCTTATAACAATTAATTACACAAGTGGAACAACATCAAAACCTAAAGGCGTTATGCAAACACATCGCAGTAATTATTTAAATGCGGCAGATTTTATGTTTCATTTGCGTGTCCATCATGAAGATGTTTATCTACATACACTTCCATTGTTTCATGTAAATGGGTGGGGAGGTGTTTGGGCGATTACTGCTGTTGGTGGAGTTCATGTTTGTTTGCGGAAAGTAGATCCAAAAGTCATATTAAATTTATTTGAACGACATCATATTTCACTTTTATGTGGAGCACCAATAGTCATTAATATGCTAGTGAATGACCCGAAAGTAAATGAAACAAACATTAAGGTTAAATCCAGGATGGCGACTGCTGGATCACCTCCGTCAGCGGCAGTAATTCAAAAGGCTCAAGAGCTGCTGGGTCTGGATATTATCCATATTTATGGACTTACCGAAACCTCACCATTTATTCTTTATAATGAATGGAAATCGGATTTTGATCAACTATCACAGGAAGAACAAGCAACATTAAAAGCGAGACAAGGAATTGAACTTGCTTTTAATGGGGAAACAAAGGTTATTGGTCAGGATGGTCAAGAGGTAGCTTGGAATGGCGAAGAACTTGGGGAAATTGTAACTCGAGGTAATGTCGTAATGAAAGGATATTATAAAGATGAAGAGCAAACGAAAGCTGCAATGAAGGATGGGTGGTTCCACACAGGAGACTTAGCAGTTACTCATCCAGACGGCTATATTGAAATTCGTGATCGAGCAAAGGATATCATTATTTCCGGAGGAGAAAACATATCTTCAACAGAAATAGAAGGGGTGTTATATAAACATTCGGCAGTTTTGGAGACGGCTGTTATAGCAATTCCCGATGATAGATGGGGGGAGGTACCGTTAGCGATTATTGTTTTAAAGCCGGAAAGTACGGTAACAGAATCGGAAATTATAGCGTTCTGCCGGGCGAATATGGCGCATTTTAAAGCGCCAAAGGCAGTTAAATTTGTTGGGGAACTTCCGAAGACTGCTACAGGGAAATTGCAAAAGTTTCGTTTAAGGAAGATGTATTGGGATAGTGAAAAACGTGTTAACTAA
- the hutP gene encoding hut operon transcriptional regulator HutP, with translation MTKRRIGKIAMLFAMLNEQERVAFPKLFQEVQICEGKVGSMDMQKVISAVETAVKRSGLINEEIYRETHALYHAILEALEGVMRGQWAIGDMMRTVGLRFAVIRGNPYSNEAEGEWLAVAFYGTIGAPIKGLEHEAIGLGVNHI, from the coding sequence ATGACAAAAAGGCGGATAGGTAAGATCGCTATGTTATTTGCTATGCTTAACGAACAGGAGCGTGTAGCTTTCCCTAAACTATTTCAAGAGGTACAAATATGTGAGGGAAAGGTTGGGTCAATGGATATGCAAAAGGTTATTTCAGCTGTAGAAACTGCTGTAAAGCGCAGTGGGTTGATTAACGAAGAGATTTATCGAGAAACTCATGCACTTTATCACGCCATTTTGGAAGCGCTTGAAGGCGTGATGAGAGGACAGTGGGCAATTGGTGACATGATGCGTACAGTAGGGCTTCGCTTTGCTGTCATACGTGGAAACCCTTATTCTAATGAAGCAGAAGGTGAATGGTTAGCGGTTGCATTTTATGGAACAATTGGAGCTCCGATAAAGGGACTGGAACATGAAGCTATAGGTTTAGGCGTCAATCATATTTAA
- the hutI gene encoding imidazolonepropionase: protein MTNILFIKHAAQLITMRGHTKRPAKGSAMRELSIMEDGSILSHDGKIVAVGKTAEIQKNYPELIENATEIDATNKIVTPGLIDPHTHLVHAGTRENEYAMRLNGKTYMDIMNAGGGIHATTRATQMAGFAQLYEESRQRLDTFLLHGVTTIEAKSGYGLTTEHEIKQLEVAKKLHEDHAVDIVSTFMGAHAIPVSDKDDPEVFIDKVIHEMLPEVAKRKLAKFNDVFCERGVFTPEQSKRILEAGKKHGLLPKIHADEIESYGGAEIAAEVNAISADHLLKASEKGIKQMADKEVIGVLLPGTAFFLMAEYAQARKMIDNGVAVALSTDANPGSSPTLSLPFIMNLGCLNMGMTPEEVLIATTINAAHAIDCAQEVGSLEVGKKADITIFNVPNYLILSYQYGMNHVDTVIKNGCVVVKNRQLVEEQSKSKV, encoded by the coding sequence ATGACGAATATATTATTTATCAAACATGCAGCCCAGTTAATTACGATGCGTGGACATACAAAAAGACCGGCAAAAGGATCAGCTATGCGAGAGTTAAGTATTATGGAGGATGGTAGCATACTTTCGCATGATGGAAAAATAGTGGCTGTTGGAAAAACTGCAGAAATACAAAAAAACTATCCTGAACTGATTGAAAATGCAACCGAGATTGATGCAACTAATAAAATAGTAACACCTGGTTTAATTGATCCTCATACACATTTAGTACATGCAGGGACAAGAGAGAATGAATATGCCATGCGCTTAAATGGAAAAACGTATATGGATATTATGAATGCTGGAGGCGGCATTCATGCGACAACAAGAGCGACCCAAATGGCAGGATTTGCACAACTATATGAAGAATCAAGGCAAAGGCTGGATACATTTTTATTGCATGGGGTAACTACAATCGAAGCGAAAAGTGGTTATGGACTGACGACTGAGCATGAAATAAAACAATTAGAAGTAGCAAAAAAATTACATGAAGATCATGCAGTAGACATCGTGTCGACGTTTATGGGAGCACATGCAATCCCTGTATCGGACAAAGATGACCCTGAAGTTTTTATCGATAAGGTAATTCATGAAATGCTTCCTGAAGTAGCCAAGCGAAAACTTGCTAAATTTAACGATGTTTTTTGTGAACGAGGGGTCTTTACACCAGAGCAATCCAAACGTATTTTGGAAGCAGGCAAAAAACATGGACTGCTTCCTAAAATTCATGCTGATGAAATTGAGTCATATGGTGGGGCTGAAATTGCAGCTGAGGTTAATGCTATTTCTGCAGATCATCTGTTAAAGGCATCAGAGAAAGGAATCAAACAGATGGCAGATAAAGAGGTGATTGGTGTTTTACTTCCGGGAACTGCATTTTTCCTTATGGCTGAATATGCTCAAGCACGGAAAATGATCGATAATGGTGTTGCTGTTGCATTGTCAACCGATGCAAATCCAGGTTCGTCCCCGACGCTGTCATTACCATTTATTATGAATTTAGGCTGTTTAAACATGGGAATGACACCGGAAGAAGTCTTAATAGCTACAACGATAAATGCTGCGCATGCCATTGATTGCGCTCAAGAAGTTGGTAGTCTGGAAGTCGGGAAAAAAGCAGATATTACCATATTTAATGTTCCTAACTATTTAATTTTATCCTATCAATATGGTATGAATCATGTAGATACAGTGATTAAAAATGGTTGTGTAGTTGTAAAAAATAGACAACTAGTAGAGGAACAAAGCAAAAGTAAAGTCTAA
- the hutH gene encoding histidine ammonia-lyase yields the protein MVELTGASLTMQQIARVCLKKEGLTISQQSMNRVRKSRAAVEGIVSDKQTIYGINTGFGKFSDVIINNENVAELQLHLIRSHACGVGEPFSELISRAMLLLRLNTLIKGYSGVRPELIELLLELINKQVHPVIPQQGSLGASGDLAPLAHLALVMVGEGKVFGPSGEHIDTEKVFNEKGIKSIELQAKEGLALINGTQAMGAVGVIGYLEAERLAYDSEWIASMTMEGLEGIIDALHPAVHEARGYPQQMAVAKRMIEWLEGSQLVTRQGEKRVQDAYALRCIPQVHGAIWQVLDYVKEKLEIEANAATDNPLILQDGDLIISSGNFHGEPIAFAMDFLKIGMAELANISERRVERLVNPQLNDLPPFLSPEPGLQSGAMIMQYAAASLVSENKTLAHPASVDSIPSSGNQEDHVSMGTVGARHAHLIIQNTRYVLAIECICALQAVEYRGIDKMSPMLKKKWMEFREIVPSITTDRVFSKDIQQVSTYLSNY from the coding sequence ATGGTTGAATTAACAGGAGCTTCTTTAACGATGCAACAAATTGCTAGAGTTTGTCTAAAAAAAGAAGGGCTAACTATTTCTCAACAAAGTATGAATCGTGTCAGAAAGAGCAGAGCCGCTGTAGAAGGAATTGTTTCAGATAAACAAACCATCTATGGAATAAATACAGGTTTTGGCAAGTTTAGTGATGTTATCATCAATAATGAAAATGTCGCAGAACTTCAGCTTCATCTTATTCGTTCACACGCATGTGGTGTAGGAGAGCCATTTTCGGAGTTGATCTCAAGAGCAATGCTGCTGTTACGGCTGAATACCCTTATTAAAGGGTATTCAGGTGTTCGTCCAGAACTTATAGAACTGTTATTGGAATTGATTAATAAACAGGTTCATCCTGTTATCCCTCAGCAAGGATCTTTAGGAGCATCAGGTGATTTAGCTCCATTAGCTCATTTAGCATTAGTAATGGTAGGGGAAGGAAAGGTGTTCGGGCCATCAGGGGAACATATAGATACAGAAAAAGTTTTCAACGAAAAGGGGATAAAGTCAATTGAATTACAAGCTAAGGAAGGGCTCGCTTTAATAAACGGAACACAGGCTATGGGTGCTGTAGGGGTTATCGGTTATTTAGAAGCAGAAAGGCTTGCCTATGACAGTGAATGGATTGCATCAATGACGATGGAGGGGCTTGAAGGAATTATTGATGCACTTCATCCTGCAGTTCATGAAGCAAGAGGATACCCACAGCAAATGGCTGTAGCAAAACGGATGATAGAATGGTTAGAAGGGAGTCAATTGGTTACACGTCAAGGAGAAAAACGGGTACAAGACGCATATGCGCTACGCTGTATCCCACAAGTACACGGAGCTATCTGGCAAGTGCTCGATTATGTTAAAGAAAAGTTAGAGATAGAGGCTAATGCAGCAACAGATAACCCGTTAATCTTGCAAGACGGAGATTTGATTATATCTAGTGGTAATTTTCATGGAGAGCCAATTGCTTTTGCAATGGATTTTTTGAAAATTGGAATGGCAGAACTTGCAAATATTTCGGAACGTAGAGTGGAAAGACTAGTAAATCCACAATTAAATGATTTACCCCCATTCTTAAGTCCGGAACCAGGGTTACAATCTGGTGCTATGATTATGCAATATGCAGCGGCATCCCTTGTATCAGAAAATAAGACACTCGCCCACCCCGCAAGTGTTGATTCTATACCTTCTTCCGGAAATCAGGAAGACCATGTAAGTATGGGTACCGTTGGTGCAAGACATGCACATTTGATTATCCAAAATACAAGGTATGTTCTAGCTATCGAATGTATATGTGCCCTACAGGCTGTGGAATATAGAGGGATAGATAAAATGTCACCAATGCTAAAAAAGAAATGGATGGAGTTCCGTGAAATCGTACCAAGTATTACAACAGATAGAGTCTTCTCAAAAGATATTCAACAAGTCTCAACGTATTTAAGTAACTATTAA
- a CDS encoding acyl-CoA dehydrogenase family protein, producing MNFTYTEEQVSVRNMVRDYAKDVLVPRAKELDEKNEFPIEHVKTMGELGLLGIAYPEEYGGVGADSITEAIAVEEITRGCAATGSILTAHYLGIDGLFLAGTAEQKKKFLFPGCTGEKLFAFALTEPIGGTDVGSMKTTAVREGDEYVLNGMKHFITNGRYADFIVVYAKTDTSKGNRGISAFIVENGVKGLSFGAEDDKMGIRGARTDELIFENCRIPKANLIGNEGDGFKLAMQVVDRGRIGIAAMAVGLSQAALDAAVQYAKERPVFGKPIAEYQGLQWMMAEMKAELEVSRMYTYYAASLKDRRGRISEEAAIAKLITSEASQRIVHKAVQIHGGYGYMKEFPVERFYRDQRILEIFEGTSQIQKIVIASHLLK from the coding sequence ATGAATTTTACATATACAGAGGAGCAGGTGAGTGTCCGCAACATGGTGAGAGATTATGCCAAAGATGTACTGGTGCCGCGAGCAAAGGAACTGGATGAAAAAAATGAATTCCCCATAGAACATGTGAAAACAATGGGGGAATTAGGGTTATTGGGCATAGCATATCCAGAAGAATACGGTGGCGTAGGAGCTGATTCCATAACTGAGGCAATTGCTGTTGAGGAGATAACCCGTGGATGTGCAGCTACAGGATCCATTTTGACTGCGCATTATTTAGGAATTGATGGTCTATTTTTAGCAGGGACTGCTGAACAAAAGAAGAAATTTTTATTTCCAGGATGCACAGGAGAAAAGCTGTTTGCTTTTGCTTTGACTGAACCGATTGGCGGAACGGATGTAGGATCGATGAAAACAACAGCAGTCAGGGAGGGCGATGAATATGTTTTAAATGGTATGAAGCATTTTATTACGAATGGCAGATATGCTGATTTTATTGTCGTTTATGCAAAGACGGATACTTCGAAAGGAAATAGAGGAATAAGTGCTTTTATCGTAGAAAATGGTGTAAAAGGGCTTTCTTTTGGAGCAGAGGATGACAAGATGGGGATAAGAGGAGCACGAACAGATGAATTGATCTTTGAAAATTGCCGTATTCCAAAAGCAAATCTAATAGGAAACGAGGGAGATGGGTTTAAGCTAGCCATGCAGGTTGTAGACAGGGGCAGAATTGGAATTGCGGCAATGGCAGTGGGACTGTCTCAAGCTGCTTTAGACGCTGCTGTTCAGTATGCAAAAGAAAGGCCTGTGTTTGGCAAACCAATTGCTGAATATCAAGGTTTGCAATGGATGATGGCAGAAATGAAGGCTGAGTTGGAAGTGTCACGTATGTATACGTATTATGCAGCTTCGTTAAAGGATAGGAGAGGAAGAATATCCGAAGAAGCAGCAATTGCTAAATTAATTACCTCTGAGGCGAGTCAAAGAATTGTGCACAAAGCGGTTCAGATTCATGGAGGATATGGATATATGAAGGAATTTCCAGTAGAGAGATTTTACCGTGATCAGCGAATTTTAGAAATATTTGAGGGAACATCGCAAATTCAAAAGATTGTTATAGCTAGCCACTTATTAAAATAA
- the hutG gene encoding formimidoylglutamase: protein MYTPAKKQLWSGRIDHETNPANFRFHQVVQLKNMDEWKEYNELQREFSLIGFASDEGVRRNKGRQGAAKAPDKIRSMLANLPYHMNNLGFIDIGNVNCINRDLEAAQVELGNYIAQLLKKHCAPVIVGGGHETLFGHYLGVREYIKEDAKLGIINIDAHFDLRDDDPPSSGTMFRQILEHDKQAGYLCIGIQPWGNTAALFQDAAQYGCTYILAENVTMDDKTYQVIDSFAKQYDYMMLTICMDVLASSSAPGVSAPSPFGLEPKTVRDLIRFITAKQNLLSFDISEVNPEFDENDKTVRLAAYLIAEVMQGISKQWL from the coding sequence ATGTATACTCCAGCGAAAAAGCAATTATGGTCAGGGAGGATAGATCATGAAACGAACCCAGCTAATTTTCGATTTCATCAAGTTGTCCAACTAAAAAATATGGATGAATGGAAGGAATACAATGAGCTACAAAGGGAATTTTCTCTTATTGGTTTTGCTTCGGATGAGGGGGTTAGACGAAATAAGGGACGGCAAGGTGCAGCAAAAGCTCCAGATAAAATTCGCTCGATGTTAGCTAACTTACCTTACCACATGAATAATTTGGGATTCATAGATATTGGTAATGTAAATTGCATAAATCGGGATTTAGAAGCAGCACAAGTAGAACTCGGAAACTATATTGCCCAATTACTAAAAAAACATTGCGCTCCTGTCATTGTTGGAGGAGGTCATGAAACTTTATTTGGTCATTATTTAGGTGTACGTGAGTATATAAAGGAAGATGCTAAGTTAGGTATTATTAATATCGATGCTCATTTTGATTTGCGAGATGATGATCCTCCTTCTTCTGGTACGATGTTTAGACAAATTTTGGAACATGATAAGCAGGCAGGTTACTTATGTATAGGTATTCAGCCATGGGGAAATACAGCTGCACTTTTTCAAGACGCAGCCCAATATGGTTGTACGTATATTCTCGCTGAAAATGTAACAATGGATGACAAAACGTATCAAGTTATTGATTCATTTGCCAAGCAATATGATTATATGATGTTAACGATATGTATGGATGTGCTCGCCTCTTCTTCAGCACCAGGTGTTAGTGCTCCAAGCCCATTTGGATTGGAACCAAAAACAGTTCGTGATTTAATCCGTTTTATAACAGCCAAGCAGAATTTACTTAGCTTTGATATTTCTGAGGTAAACCCTGAATTTGACGAAAATGATAAGACAGTTAGGCTGGCCGCTTATTTAATTGCTGAAGTGATGCAGGGAATTAGTAAGCAATGGCTATGA
- a CDS encoding NAD(P)H-dependent flavin oxidoreductase, which yields MSNEAVQKMKETMRLPVIMAPMFLISNPKMVTAACSSGIIGTFPALNARTGEVLEEWMAQINAELEKIKRENPNKQLAPWGINFITHRSNKRYTEDLKLIEKYKPPIVITSLGDPSPVVKIAHEYGGIVFSDVIDIKFAKKAIEKGTDGLVLVASGAGGHAGILNPISFVHEVRSFFSGPLILAGGMSKGEDILAAEILGTDFVYMGTRFIPSMESSASKEYKQTIIDSSIKDIIYTDAFSGIHANYLIPSIVKAGLDPTNLEKKQEIDFNKLNTEVKAWKDIWGAGQGIGPITHVQSIEEIVAELEEAYQRAQMKIVKQQHAFSNN from the coding sequence ATGTCAAATGAAGCTGTGCAAAAAATGAAAGAAACGATGCGTTTACCTGTAATTATGGCACCAATGTTTTTAATTTCTAATCCAAAAATGGTTACAGCAGCCTGTTCCTCTGGAATCATTGGAACATTCCCGGCATTAAATGCAAGAACAGGAGAAGTATTAGAAGAATGGATGGCACAAATCAATGCAGAGCTAGAGAAAATAAAAAGAGAAAATCCCAATAAGCAGCTTGCTCCATGGGGAATAAATTTTATTACTCATCGCTCTAACAAGCGCTATACGGAGGATTTAAAACTAATTGAAAAATATAAGCCGCCAATCGTCATTACATCTTTAGGCGATCCTAGTCCTGTGGTAAAGATAGCCCATGAATATGGCGGCATCGTATTTTCTGATGTTATTGATATTAAATTTGCTAAAAAAGCAATTGAAAAAGGAACAGACGGGTTAGTATTGGTGGCCAGTGGTGCTGGCGGACATGCAGGAATATTAAACCCGATTTCGTTTGTTCACGAAGTACGGTCTTTCTTTTCCGGACCACTTATTTTAGCTGGGGGTATGTCAAAAGGGGAGGATATTTTAGCAGCTGAAATCCTAGGGACGGATTTTGTTTATATGGGTACGAGATTTATCCCGTCCATGGAGAGTTCAGCCTCAAAAGAGTATAAACAGACGATTATTGATTCTTCTATTAAAGATATTATTTATACAGATGCTTTTAGCGGAATACATGCAAATTATTTAATTCCCAGTATTGTAAAAGCCGGGTTAGACCCAACAAACTTAGAGAAAAAGCAAGAAATTGATTTTAATAAATTAAATACAGAAGTGAAGGCTTGGAAGGATATTTGGGGAGCGGGACAAGGAATTGGACCTATTACTCATGTGCAATCAATAGAGGAGATCGTTGCTGAACTAGAGGAAGCGTATCAGCGTGCTCAGATGAAAATAGTAAAACAACAGCATGCTTTTTCAAATAATTAA